A stretch of DNA from Pleurocapsa minor HA4230-MV1:
AATTATTATAATATAATTAAGAATGTGCCTATTTCTAATAAATTTTGCTCTCGTTTCTTGGGCTTATGTTAATATTCACTAATGGTATTAAAATTACATCCTAGTTGCTAGTGAATATTTGTGACAAAAGTTGTAATATAAATAAAAGAAGTCTGATTTTCACTCATTATCCATCAATAGATAATGGTGGATATGTGAATGGCTGAAGGTCAGAGAGCATAAACTATCAAGCAAGTAAAGTTAGGGAACTCCTTAGGAGCTGTTATCCGATGGATTATATAGATAAAATACTCGAAAAATTAAAAGATATAGCTCAAAAACTAATTGAGATTTTGCTAGGCCCACAAGCAGAACCTGAACGAGAAACAATCCCCATTCCTGTTGATAGTCGTCAACGTCATTATCACTAGTGGCAAGTTTAGCTTCGTTAGCAGTGGGTTATTTTGTCTGAAATCAGCGTGTTAGTATTGCATGGCCCTAACCTAAATTTATTGGGGTTAAGAGAGCCTGCTGTATATGGAAAAACTACTTTAGCTCAGATAAACGACTCACTAACTCTTGATGCTGCAAAATTGCAGGTAAAGATTACCTGCTTACAATCTAATCATGAAGGCGCTCTGGTAGACGCGATACATAATGCCAGAGATCTGCATTCAGGAATTTTGATCAACCCAGGTGCTTATACTCATACTAGCGTGGCAATTAGAGATGCTTTGGCAGGAGTCATGCTACCCACTGTAGAAGTGCATCTTAGCAATATATATACTAGGGAAGAATTTCGGCATCACTCATATATTGCACCTGTTGCTGTTGGGCAAATTAGTGGATTTGGTACAGATAGCTATCGTTTAGGATTGCAGGCACTAATTAACTATTTAAAAAGATAGTAAAGTAAACGCAGTTAATGAATAGAGGTATATTTTTACATTGCTAGTTTTTATAAATCTAATCATATTATAAAGGACAAAGTATTCAAAAAATAGTAAAAGAGGCAGGATGTAAAATAGGGATATTTCTTCTAATATTCGTAAAAATTTAGTATTTAAATGCTTAAAAATTTAATTGGTGATAAAAAGATATTTGCGATTGAATATTCCATTATATCTGTCAAGCGCTCAACCGCTTTGGGCGATTGTCTGATTTGGCTTCAAGGAAATTCTCTTGGTGGACTGGACACAATATCAATCAGACAATGTTTAATAGTATGTTCGGCACGTGGGTCTGTTAAAGAACGAAAATGGGTTTCAACAGATGTTAGTGGTGATGAATTCATGCTTAATTAGAACGCTCAAAATAAAGATTTTTCAGGATCCTACATCAATTTTTTTTAGGTGTTTAATCCGTCAACCTCATTAGTTACTTTAGAAAAAAGTTGATAATGCCAATTACTGAAGTTATCCAAACAACACCTGGAGTTAGTGGCGGTCATGCTTGTATTCGTAATACTAGAATACCCGTTTGGACTTTAGTATCTCTACGCCAACAGGGTGCAACAGAACAAGAAATATTACGTAATTATCCAGGCCTGACTATAAACGATTTAACTGCTGTTTGGGGTTACTACTATAATAATCAATCGGAGATAGACCGTATTATCGCTT
This window harbors:
- the aroQ gene encoding type II 3-dehydroquinate dehydratase — its product is MSEISVLVLHGPNLNLLGLREPAVYGKTTLAQINDSLTLDAAKLQVKITCLQSNHEGALVDAIHNARDLHSGILINPGAYTHTSVAIRDALAGVMLPTVEVHLSNIYTREEFRHHSYIAPVAVGQISGFGTDSYRLGLQALINYLKR
- a CDS encoding transposase family protein; this encodes MNSSPLTSVETHFRSLTDPRAEHTIKHCLIDIVSSPPREFP
- a CDS encoding DUF433 domain-containing protein, translated to MPITEVIQTTPGVSGGHACIRNTRIPVWTLVSLRQQGATEQEILRNYPGLTINDLTAVWGYYYNNQSEIDRIIASLDD